One genomic region from Motacilla alba alba isolate MOTALB_02 chromosome 5, Motacilla_alba_V1.0_pri, whole genome shotgun sequence encodes:
- the PRRG4 gene encoding transmembrane gamma-carboxyglutamic acid protein 4: MVFHLCRVPPCGVTGLFHASDKTGFVPAPVGEILLPPPAAKALRALSPSIRQAPGPPLCWAGRGEQEAARAVPPAGVTQRELRRRQAGPVRIPAMFAVLVVLCQLHVTVLAFPHCPGRLNNLKQPEWKDVFTSAREANLFIGRHLLNNRFDFEAFTADNLERECYEELCNYEEAREIFEDPDKTMDFWKDYSTKGPKIKIGDEALQKINVTGLLISLVAAGVLLVIIALIVFYCCKSRCKSRQPPGYLGYVRNGRRNSANIFRRHEEFSLNPLPIGAEDSGLPTYEQAVTSGAQHGVPPPPYPGPPRHPRLFQKSMSLPGP; the protein is encoded by the exons ATGGTGTTTCACCTGTGTCGGGTGCCTCCGTGCGGAGTTACGGGTTTGTTTCACGCCTCTGACAAAACGGGCTTTGTACCTGCTCCCGTCGGGGAGATTTTGTTACCTCCTCCGGCAGCGAAGGCTCTGCGGGCTCTTTCCCCGTCAATTCGCCAGGCACCGGGGCCGCCGCTCTGTTGGGCcgggagaggagagcaggaggcgGCCAGAGCGGTGCCACCAGCGGGTGTTACACAACGAGAGCTCCGCAGGAGACAGGCAGGACCAGTTCGG ATCCCGGCCATGTTCGCGGTTTTGGTGGTGCTGTGTCAACTGCATGTGACGGTGCTCGCGTTTCCTCACTGCCCTGGGAGATTAAATAACTTGAAGCAGCCGGAATGGAAAGATG tgttCACATCTGCAAGGGAGGCCAATTTATTCATTGGACGACATCTTCTGAACAACAGGTTTGATTTTGAAGCATTCACAGCTGATAACCTGGAAAGGGAATGCTATGAAGAGCTCTGCAATTATGAAGAAGCGAGAGAAATTTTTGAAGACCCTGATAAAACG ATGGATTTTTGGAAAGACTATTCAACTAAAGgccctaaaataaaaatag GCGATGAGGCCCTGCAGAAGATTAATGTCACAGGACTGCTCATCAGCCTGGTTGCTGCTGGAGTGCTGTTGGTTATAATTGCTCTGATTGTCTTCTACTGCTGCAAGAGCAGATGCAAATCAAGGCAACCACCGGG GTACTTGGGTTATGTCAGGAACGGAAGACGGAATTCAGCCAACATCTTCAGGAGGCATGAGGAGTTCTCCTTGAACCCCCTTCCCATCGGAGCTGAGgactcagggctgcccaccTACGAGCAGGCGGTGACCTCCGGTGCCCAGCACGGTGTGCCCCCACCCCCTTACCCAGGGCCCCCCAGGCACCCACGGCTCTTCCAAAAGTCCATGTCCCTCCCTGGCCCCTAG